In Corylus avellana chromosome ca2, CavTom2PMs-1.0, the following proteins share a genomic window:
- the LOC132171060 gene encoding sulfate transporter 3.1-like yields the protein MGNADPVYPSSSVERLHRVAIPPPQPFVKSLKNSLKETFFPDDPLRQFKKQPPSVKFVLGLKYFFPILEWAPRYTLEFLKSDLIAGITIASLAIPQGISYAKLANLPPILGLYSSFVPPLVYAIMGSSRDLAVGTVAVASLLTASMLGNEVNANENPKLYLHLAFTATFFAGVFQASLGLLRLGFIVDLLSHATIVGFMAGAATVVCLQQLKGILGLEHFTHGTDLVSVMRSVFGQTHMWRWESGVLGCCFLFFLISTKHFSKRKPKFFWVSAMAPLTSVILGSLLVYLTHAEKHGVEVIGHLKEGLNPPSFGDLIFVSPYLTIAIKTGIITGVIALAEGIAVGRSFAMFKNYHIDGNKEMIAFGMMNIAGSFSSCYLTTGPFSRSAVNYNAGCKTAVSNIVMAIAIMFTLLFLIPLFHYTPIVVLAAIIISAMLGLIDYEAAVHLWKIDKFDFVVCMSAYIGVVFGSVEIGLVVAVAISLLRVLLFIARPKTLALGNIPNSMIYRSLEQYPNANNVPGILILEIDSPIYFANSSYLRERIARWIDEEEDRIKSSGETSLQYVILDMSSVGNIDTSGISMLEELTKTIDRRGLKLVLANPGGEVMKKLNKSQFIENIGQNWIYLTVGEAVGACTYMLHTCKPNLEKAEPEAWNSV from the exons ATGGGCAACGCCGACCCGGTCTACCCTTCCAGCAGCGTGGAGCGCTTGCACCGTGTGGCAATCCCTCCCCCGCAGCCCTTCGTGAAGTCTCTGAAGAACTCTCTCAAAGAGACTTTCTTTCCCGATGACCCTCTCAGGCAGTTCAAGAAGCAGCCGCCGTCGGTCAAATTCGTGCTTGGACTCAAGTACTTTTTCCCCATTCTGGAATGGGCGCCAAGATATACGTTGGAGTTCTTGAAATCTGACCTTATTGCTGGCATCACCATCGCCAGCTTGGCTATCCCTCAGGGGATCAGCTATGCAAAGCTCGCCAACTTGCCTCCAATTCTTGGCCTAT ATTCGAGCTTCGTTCCGCCATTGGTTTATGCGATCATGGGCAGCTCGAGAGATTTGGCTGTGGGGACTGTTGCTGTTGCATCACTTCTCACGGCTTCAATGCTGGGGAATGAAGTTAATGCTAATGAAAATCCTAAGCTCTATCTTCACCTTGCTTTCACAGCAACATTCTTCGCCGGAGTTTTTCAGGCTTCTTTAGGCTTATTAAG GCTAGGGTTTATCGTGGATTTGCTATCACATGCAACCATAGTAGGGTTCATGGCAGGAGCAGCCACTGTGGTGTGCCTGCAACAGCTGAAAGGGATCCTTGGTCTTGAACATTTCACCCATGGGACAGATCTTGTGTCAGTGATGCGTTCGGTCTTTGGCCAAACACATATG TGGAGGTGGGAAAGCGGTGTGCTGGGatgttgtttccttttctttcttatcaGCACCAAACACTTC AGCAAGAGGAAGCCAAAGTTCTTTTGGGTATCAGCGATGGCTCCTTTGACGTCAGTCATCTTGGGAAGCCTTCTTGTTTATCTCACCCATGCCGAGAAACACGGCGTTGAAGTG ATAGGACACTTGAAGGAGGGGCTCAATCCACCGTCGTTCGGAGATCTAATATTTGTGTCTCCTTATCTGACGATAGCTATTAAAACTGGCATCATCACTGGCGTCATAGCTCTCGCT GAAGGAATAGCAGTAGGTAGAAGCTTTGCCATGTTCAAGAATTACCATATTGATGGGAACAAAGAAATGATTGCTTTTGGGATGATGAACATTGCTGGTTCTTTCTCCTCTTGCTACCTTACTACAG ggCCATTTTCGAGATCAGCAGTAAATTACAATGCAGGATGCAAGACAGCAGTATCAAACATTGTCATGGCAATTGCTATCATGTTTACGTTGTTATTCCTGATACCCTTGTTCCATTACACTCCAATTGTGGTGCTGGCGGCCATAATCATATCCGCCATGCTCGGCCTCATCGACTACGAAGCCGCCGTGCATCTCTGGAAGATTGATAAATTCGACTTTGTCGTGTGCATGAGTGCATACATCGGCGTCGTTTTCGGCAGTGTCGAAATCGGCCTTGTCGTAGCG GTTGCCATATCTTTGCTGAGGGTGCTTCTGTTCATTGCCAGGCCAAAGACCTTGGCTCTTGGAAACATTCCCAATTCCATGATTTACCGAAGCCTTGAACAATACCCAAATGCCAACAATGTACCCGGAATTCTCATTCTTGAAATTGATTCTCCCATTTACTTTGCCAATTCGAGCTACTTAAGAGAGAG GATTGCAAGGTGGATTGATGAAGAGGAAGACAGAATAAAATCTTCAGGGGAAACCAGCTTACAGTATGTTATACTGGATATGAGTT CTGTTGGTAACATTGATACGAGCGGAATCAGCATGCTTGAAGAGCTCACGAAGACTATTGATAGAAGAGGTCTCAAG CTTGTATTGGCCAACCCTGGGGGTGAGGTGATGAAGAAGTTGAACAAATCCCAGTTCATCGAAAACATAGGCCAAAATTGGATCTATTTGACGGTTGGGGAGGCCGTTGGAGCATGCACCTACATGCTTCATACATGCAAACCCAACCTCGAGAAAGCTGAACCAGAGGCATGGAACAGTGTCTGA